The following coding sequences lie in one Spirosoma sp. KUDC1026 genomic window:
- a CDS encoding DUF6516 family protein, translating into MEYLVWLNTHPFVSQYDVLRLDHMEDTFFAKLRITLIDGSVLHTKEYSDSTTRKYAFHWQKTDQQWLVRWDNAPHFPQLISFPNHRHDYRQATEVITESFDITLPDVLRYIQEQLTNTK; encoded by the coding sequence ATGGAATACCTTGTTTGGTTGAATACACACCCGTTTGTGAGCCAGTACGACGTGCTACGGCTGGACCATATGGAGGATACATTTTTTGCTAAACTTCGCATCACACTTATCGACGGGTCAGTACTGCATACGAAAGAGTATTCCGACAGCACTACAAGAAAATACGCTTTTCATTGGCAAAAAACAGACCAACAATGGTTGGTTCGCTGGGATAATGCACCGCACTTTCCACAGTTGATTTCCTTCCCGAATCATCGACACGACTACCGACAAGCAACAGAAGTAATAACTGAAAGTTTTGACATTACGCTACCCGATGTACTCCGGTATATTCAGGAACAGCTAACTAATACAAAGTAA